CTGGAATCGAGGAACGTATGAGATTATCCGCTGCCTTTTACATTCTAATAGCATGCAGTCTGTCTGCCGGCCCAATGGCTTTCGCCGCCTCTACGGAAGCGACAGGGACGACCTCTGGTGCCAGTGGAGTTTCCTCTGCAGACCGTGATTTAGAAAATCTTTACGGAGCTTCGAAAGCTTGGCGCGAAGCCAGTGTGCAAGAGCGCGTTCATCTTTTCGCCCGTTATTTTTTGCAGAATAAAAGTCCTTATCTTGTCGAACCTCTCGGAGAGGGTCGCAATGGAGAGATCTCGCAATCTCCGCTCTACCGATTTGATGGTTTTGATTGCACGACATTTGTTGAAACGGTGTTGGCTCTGTCGTTTGCGAAATCCCCCGAAGAGTTTAAGGAAACGATCAACCGCATTCGCTATAAAGACGGTATTGTCTCTTATGAAACTCGCAACCATTTTTCTAGTCTCGACTGGGTTCCCAATAATAGTAAGGCCGGGTACGTGACTGATATTACGGGAACGATTGCCGGGAAGTACACGAAGTGGTCGCAGACTTGGATTGATAAGGATCAATGGTTTTACAAAAAAGGGGAGCGCTTTGTTCTGATGGGTCGTCAGTTCTCTCGCTCGCTCGGTCAGTTGCCTTATATCGCGAAGGAAGATCTTCTTGAAAACGAGGCTCTGCTCGCGCGCATTCCTTCGGGAAGTATCTTTAATCTTGTTCGTCCCAATTGGGATTTGGTGAAAGCGGCCGGCACGCGCTTGGATGTTTCTCACCAAGGTTTTCTTATTCGAGAAAATGGAGTTCTGTACATGGTTCACGCGAGCAACGGTCGTGGTCGCGATGGCAGTGACGACTATATGGGTGTGAAAAAAGAGGCTCTTACGAGCTACATTCGCCGTGTGATGCTGGCGTCTCCTTCGATGGCTGGTTTCAATATTCTGGGTGCTGGGAAGGCTTCCCCTTAAACTTTTCTGTGTAACATAACCCTTTGATAAAACATCGCTTTCCCGGCCTTGGTCGAGGTCTTCCTAGACCTTTGTCGTAAAATTTTTTAGTCCTTAATTTCCAGTAAAATCAGGCACTAACGTTAGCCCTCCTAAAAAAACTAGACCTTGGCCCTAAAGTTTT
This region of Bdellovibrio sp. 22V genomic DNA includes:
- a CDS encoding N-acetylmuramoyl-L-alanine amidase-like domain-containing protein, producing MRLSAAFYILIACSLSAGPMAFAASTEATGTTSGASGVSSADRDLENLYGASKAWREASVQERVHLFARYFLQNKSPYLVEPLGEGRNGEISQSPLYRFDGFDCTTFVETVLALSFAKSPEEFKETINRIRYKDGIVSYETRNHFSSLDWVPNNSKAGYVTDITGTIAGKYTKWSQTWIDKDQWFYKKGERFVLMGRQFSRSLGQLPYIAKEDLLENEALLARIPSGSIFNLVRPNWDLVKAAGTRLDVSHQGFLIRENGVLYMVHASNGRGRDGSDDYMGVKKEALTSYIRRVMLASPSMAGFNILGAGKASP